AGCGAATATTCGTCCTGCTGATCGAAAGTAAGCGCCTGTTTGTAATGCTTGAGCGCGTTGAACGGATCTTCAAGGTTTACATATTCATCTGCGATGAAATTGTGCAGAAAGTTTTCTTCCTCTTCAAGTTCCAGGGCTTTCTCACAATATTCGATAGAACGGCGCGGATTACCCAGATTCGAGTAATATTTAGCGCAGCATACCAAGAAGTCTGTACTTTCCATGGAGGCTTCCATGAGTTCCTGCATCAGTTCCTTGGCTTTTGCGTAGTCTTCAAGCTCCAGATAGACCTCAAATTTCTTAATTTTAAGTTCCAGAGACTGCGGGTGGAGTTTCAGGGCATAATTGGTTGCCATTTCTGCGTAAGAAATGTCACCCATCTCCAGATAATGTATAATAATGTCTTCGTATTCTTCGGTTTCGAAGTAAAGTTCATCATTATTCTCTATCATGTCTTCGAACTTTTTTACAAGTTCGTTTTCAAAAAAGTCTTCCAATATATTGTCTCGCGTTGTTTCCGGAAGCTGAAGTTGCATTGCAACCTCCGAAAAAACATTTAATTACTGTTTGGATCTGTTCAGATCATTTGTTTGATTTTATCAATCATGCTGTCGGCCAACTCATCAGCTTCATGCTGTGAGAACGCTTCCGTATAGATGCGGATAATAGGCTCAGTATTGGATTTCCGAAGGTGAACCCAGTTTTCTGGAAAATCTATCTTTACGCCATCTACCGTAGAAACTTCCTCTGTTTGATGCGCAATCTCTATTTTGGTTAAAAGCGCGTCCACATCAATTTCGGGGGTAAGTTCCATTTTCTTTTTCCCCATAAAGTAGCTCGGGTATGTTGCCCGCAGCGCGGACACGGTTTTGTTTTCTTTAGCCAGATGAGTAAGGAATAAGGCAATCCCTACAAGCGAATCGCGGCCGTAATGTAGCTCCGGATAAATGATTCCGCCATTGCCTTCTCCCCCGATTACCGCCTCTTTTTCCTTCATTAAAGTGACTACATTCACCTCGCCTACCGCGCTGGCAAAGTAGTGTGATTGATGTCGGTGGGCCACATCGCGCAAAGCACGGCTCGACGAAAGATTGGAGATAGCAACGCCTTTTTTGTGTTTCAAAAGATAATCAGCTACCGCCACGAGCGTGTATTCTTCGCCGAATAGTTCGCCTTTTTCATCTACGAGCGCTAATCTGTCCACATCGGGGTCCACTACGATTCCAAGGTCGGCTTTTTCAGCTTTTACAAGTGCACAGATGTCGCCAAGATGTTCTTTCAAGGGCTCTGGGTTGTGCGGAAACTGTCCGTTTGGTTCGCAATAAAGTTTTACTACCTCGCAACCGAATTTTTCCAAAAGCATCGGAACGGCAATTCCGCCTGTAGAATTCACCGCATCAACTACGATTTTAAATTTTTTCTGCCTGATGGCTTCTGCATCGACCATCGGTAAATCCAGTATTTTTTGGATATGGATGTCGAAGGCATCCGTACGTGTTTGGTAACTACCGAGAAAATCAACCTCAGCATAGTTGAAATCTTCGTTTTCTGCTAATGCCAATACTTCAGCGCCATCTTTACCATTGATGAACTCGCCTTTTTCATTTAAAAGTTTCAGGGCGTTCCACTGTTTTGGGTTATGGGAAGCAGTAAGGATGATGCCGCCATCTGCCTGAAGTTCCGGCACCATCACTTCTACAGTGGGCGTAGTTGACAGACCTAAATCTATCACATCAATCCCAAGTCCCTGAAGCGTGGCTGTCACCAATGAATTCAGCATCGCTCCCGAAATACGGGCATCGCGGCCAATGACTAAAGTGAGGTTCTGTTTATTTTTATTATTCTGAAGCCAGGACCCGAATGCGGAGGTAAATTTTACCACATCAAGCGGTGTAAGGTTCTCGTCAACTTTACCACCGATGGTTCCGCGGATTCCAGAAATGCTTTTAATTAGCGCCATTTGCCTTTAAATGTTATATTTTTTGCAAATTTACGTAAAATGTACGGATGCGAAGTGTTTATGAGCAACAGTCTCTGTCACACCCAGGTTTTGTGTTACGGAATTTCTGGCCCGAAAAATTCCTACGGATGAGATTCACTACCCAGTAAAGCGCGCCGGCCACCAGCAATGCCACT
This DNA window, taken from Chryseobacterium sp. 6424, encodes the following:
- the glmM gene encoding phosphoglucosamine mutase, which codes for MALIKSISGIRGTIGGKVDENLTPLDVVKFTSAFGSWLQNNKNKQNLTLVIGRDARISGAMLNSLVTATLQGLGIDVIDLGLSTTPTVEVMVPELQADGGIILTASHNPKQWNALKLLNEKGEFINGKDGAEVLALAENEDFNYAEVDFLGSYQTRTDAFDIHIQKILDLPMVDAEAIRQKKFKIVVDAVNSTGGIAVPMLLEKFGCEVVKLYCEPNGQFPHNPEPLKEHLGDICALVKAEKADLGIVVDPDVDRLALVDEKGELFGEEYTLVAVADYLLKHKKGVAISNLSSSRALRDVAHRHQSHYFASAVGEVNVVTLMKEKEAVIGGEGNGGIIYPELHYGRDSLVGIALFLTHLAKENKTVSALRATYPSYFMGKKKMELTPEIDVDALLTKIEIAHQTEEVSTVDGVKIDFPENWVHLRKSNTEPIIRIYTEAFSQHEADELADSMIDKIKQMI